The proteins below are encoded in one region of Gemmatimonadota bacterium:
- a CDS encoding mannonate dehydratase, whose protein sequence is MTIQEQLHYEQVNDESLSFLKAIGVDYLTINPSMDMRDGKDRRAYWEEVRDRAADHGLILRNAASYGWDEFTLGLEDRDEKIDAWCMFIRNLGEAGIPTLGYNFKPIGNFRTESATGRGGVKYSTFDYDEWARERVYVPDKVISEAGMWENIEYFLKRVIPVAEEYGVRMALHPDDPPIPEPMGGAARIVSTLEQYHRIFDLAPSSCNAMLFCQGCVAEMGEDVCEAIRDIGGRDKIVYVHFRDIQGTPRSFREVFIDEGQNDMHQAMQTYKEVGFNGPFMMDHTPRFWQSGTEWAGRAFAVGYMRALIQVVY, encoded by the coding sequence ATGACAATCCAGGAGCAGTTGCACTACGAGCAGGTGAATGATGAGTCGCTGAGTTTTCTCAAAGCGATTGGCGTTGACTATCTGACGATCAATCCGTCGATGGATATGCGCGATGGCAAAGATCGCCGCGCGTACTGGGAAGAGGTGCGAGATAGAGCCGCCGACCACGGCCTGATTTTGCGGAATGCCGCCAGCTATGGTTGGGATGAATTTACTCTGGGTCTGGAAGATCGAGATGAAAAAATAGATGCCTGGTGTATGTTTATCCGCAATTTGGGTGAGGCAGGGATACCCACTCTGGGATACAATTTTAAGCCGATTGGCAATTTTCGCACAGAGTCGGCGACGGGGCGCGGTGGCGTCAAATACAGCACGTTTGATTACGATGAATGGGCGCGCGAGCGCGTGTATGTGCCCGACAAAGTAATTTCAGAAGCCGGCATGTGGGAAAATATCGAATACTTTTTGAAGCGCGTGATACCCGTGGCAGAGGAATACGGCGTGAGGATGGCATTGCATCCGGATGATCCGCCCATTCCCGAACCGATGGGTGGGGCCGCTCGTATTGTATCGACATTGGAGCAATATCACCGCATCTTTGACCTTGCTCCCAGTTCGTGCAATGCCATGCTATTTTGCCAGGGCTGCGTGGCGGAAATGGGCGAAGATGTTTGCGAAGCGATCCGCGATATTGGCGGTCGGGACAAAATTGTGTATGTGCATTTTCGAGATATTCAGGGTACGCCGAGAAGTTTTCGAGAGGTGTTTATCGATGAGGGGCAAAACGATATGCACCAGGCGATGCAAACTTACAAGGAGGTGGGGTTTAATGGCCCGTTTATGATGGACCACACCCCAAGGTTCTGGCAATCGGGTACTGAGTGGGCAGGGCGCGCGTTTGCCGTGGGGTACATGCGCGCGTTGATTCAGGTGGTTTATTGA
- a CDS encoding Gfo/Idh/MocA family oxidoreductase produces MGKKTASSQKVVKVAMIGAGGRSRSVHYPSLNDMDDVKMVAVCELNEVRMIEVAGEYDIPARYTNYVTMIEREKPDVVYAIMPPHHIYDLAANIMEMGVNIIIEKPPSVTTEQAKQMALLAKKNNVITGVTFQRRFAPVIRTGKEICEKNGPVHSAASYFLKNEVGGQPIYKGALEKLTCDGIHAVDTLRYLCGGEVEAVASDVRRLDATFRNMHTALVKFSSGATGVLQNCYMMGRRMFTVEVHSTGISMFGDPEEGGQVFADGKVEPVRTLDPWTLSESEKPHVAFGAYAINRHFIDCVKTGQQPETNFEDAAKSMELVDAIYDSQIG; encoded by the coding sequence ATGGGAAAGAAGACGGCGAGTTCTCAGAAGGTTGTCAAGGTCGCCATGATCGGTGCGGGGGGGCGGTCGCGCAGTGTACACTATCCCTCGCTGAACGATATGGACGATGTCAAAATGGTGGCTGTATGTGAGTTGAATGAAGTGCGTATGATTGAGGTGGCGGGGGAATACGATATTCCCGCGCGATACACCAATTATGTGACGATGATCGAGCGGGAAAAACCCGATGTGGTTTATGCGATTATGCCACCGCATCACATATACGATCTGGCGGCAAATATTATGGAGATGGGCGTCAATATCATCATTGAAAAACCACCTTCAGTAACGACCGAACAGGCCAAACAGATGGCATTGCTGGCCAAAAAGAACAATGTGATTACGGGCGTGACATTCCAGAGGCGGTTTGCGCCAGTGATTCGCACTGGAAAAGAAATATGTGAAAAAAATGGGCCAGTTCACAGTGCGGCGTCGTATTTTTTGAAAAATGAAGTGGGCGGGCAACCCATTTACAAGGGCGCGCTGGAAAAATTGACCTGCGATGGTATTCACGCGGTGGATACGCTGCGATATTTGTGCGGTGGAGAAGTAGAAGCCGTGGCGAGCGATGTGCGGCGATTGGATGCCACGTTTAGAAATATGCACACAGCCCTGGTGAAGTTTTCATCTGGTGCGACAGGTGTGCTACAAAATTGTTATATGATGGGACGTCGGATGTTCACGGTGGAAGTGCATTCGACGGGTATTTCGATGTTTGGCGATCCCGAAGAGGGCGGGCAGGTATTTGCCGATGGCAAAGTTGAGCCCGTGCGCACGCTCGATCCATGGACGCTGAGCGAAAGCGAGAAGCCACATGTCGCTTTTGGGGCTTATGCCATCAATCGCCATTTTATTGATTGCGTAAAAACGGGCCAACAACCCGAAACAAATTTTGAAGATGCGGCAAAATCGATGGAATTGGTCGATGCAATTTACGATTCGCAAATCGGATGA
- a CDS encoding HDIG domain-containing protein, which translates to MSLNRDDAFALLTEHTENINLIKHMLAVEAAMRAYARKFGRDENLWGITGLLHDFDYEKHPTPEEHPMFGVAILEEKGYPEAMIHAIKAHAPYLGVPRESLLDKALFAVDELTGFIVAVTLMQPTKKLADLKVSSVRKKIKQKSFARNVSREDILIGAEELGIELDDHIAFVRDAMGDISDDLGL; encoded by the coding sequence ATGTCACTTAACCGCGATGATGCCTTTGCATTGCTGACCGAGCACACGGAAAATATCAATCTCATCAAACACATGCTCGCAGTAGAAGCCGCGATGCGTGCTTATGCGCGAAAATTTGGTCGAGATGAGAACTTGTGGGGCATTACCGGATTGCTGCACGATTTTGATTACGAAAAACATCCGACTCCCGAAGAACACCCCATGTTTGGTGTGGCAATCCTCGAGGAAAAGGGATATCCAGAAGCAATGATCCATGCGATTAAAGCACACGCGCCCTACTTGGGTGTGCCCAGAGAAAGCCTGCTCGACAAAGCCCTCTTTGCAGTGGATGAACTGACTGGATTTATCGTAGCTGTAACCCTAATGCAGCCCACCAAAAAACTCGCAGATCTCAAAGTCTCTTCAGTGCGAAAAAAAATAAAACAAAAAAGCTTTGCGCGAAATGTCTCGCGGGAAGACATTTTGATCGGCGCCGAAGAACTCGGCATAGAATTAGACGACCATATCGCTTTTGTACGCGATGCGATGGGCGATATTTCCGATGACTTAGGGCTTTAA
- a CDS encoding LON peptidase substrate-binding domain-containing protein → MELPLFPLDMVLLPHRRVPLHIFEERYKQMIGECLDNDTEFGLVWGTDNDFNDIGCAARVVGLLNRFPDGRMNILIEGTRRFRVIQQYDIHPYISGLVEDVEDGDEAFDIALGNRAKKLYSEAMKLSSGWISPQIPALELGTLSYILASNLTLSLDEQQALLESTSPNERLKTVSNALEKSLATLREVKRRTRGNGHLL, encoded by the coding sequence ATGGAACTTCCCCTCTTCCCCCTCGACATGGTGCTGCTGCCACACCGGCGTGTTCCCCTGCACATATTTGAAGAGCGATACAAACAAATGATCGGTGAATGCCTTGACAACGACACCGAATTTGGTCTTGTATGGGGTACAGACAACGATTTTAATGACATCGGATGCGCGGCGCGCGTTGTCGGCCTGCTCAATCGATTTCCCGATGGCCGAATGAACATCCTGATTGAAGGAACGCGACGCTTTCGAGTTATCCAGCAATACGACATCCATCCATATATATCGGGCCTTGTAGAAGATGTAGAAGATGGCGATGAAGCTTTTGACATCGCTTTGGGAAACCGCGCTAAAAAACTCTATTCCGAAGCCATGAAGCTCTCATCGGGCTGGATCTCGCCCCAAATACCCGCCCTGGAACTGGGTACACTCTCATATATTCTCGCATCAAACCTCACCTTATCTCTCGATGAACAGCAAGCACTTCTGGAAAGCACCTCACCCAATGAACGCCTCAAAACCGTGTCCAATGCGCTCGAAAAGTCACTCGCCACCCTGCGCGAAGTAAAACGCCGCACACGTGGCAATGGACACCTGTTATAA
- a CDS encoding LysR family transcriptional regulator, producing the protein MLITSLKVFCDLIETQSFSKTAVLNSVTQSAVSQQLKSIEKRQGKQLIERVEKRRLTLTAEGEIFYSYAREIVRRYEEMEHRIQALGGVVSGTVRLASIYSVGMLELTPFLKTYLKAYPRVNFRLQYDQVNKIYDDVANGEVDLGIVPYPRTQRNVDVMPFSQDKMVVTMHPDHELASRNAFLPQELNKFPLVLFTPETPTRRAVDQFLKKHKIRPNIVMELDHIAPIKHAVEVDIGISVLPLNSIEQEIARKTLAYLHFVDRDFDRPLGILFRKGRSLSIATQKLLDILLNSSQKPAS; encoded by the coding sequence TTGCTGATTACAAGTTTGAAAGTCTTCTGTGACCTGATTGAAACGCAGAGTTTTTCCAAAACCGCTGTCCTTAATTCCGTTACCCAATCCGCAGTAAGCCAGCAACTCAAAAGCATTGAAAAACGCCAGGGAAAACAACTCATCGAACGGGTCGAAAAAAGACGCCTGACACTCACAGCAGAAGGCGAAATTTTTTACTCTTATGCCCGAGAAATTGTCCGGCGCTACGAAGAAATGGAACACCGCATCCAGGCTCTGGGAGGGGTGGTTTCGGGAACTGTTCGTCTGGCATCTATTTACAGCGTGGGAATGCTCGAACTCACACCCTTTCTCAAAACCTACCTCAAAGCCTATCCCCGGGTTAATTTCCGTCTCCAATACGATCAGGTAAATAAAATTTATGACGATGTTGCCAATGGCGAAGTCGATTTGGGCATTGTGCCGTATCCCCGCACCCAACGCAATGTAGATGTGATGCCCTTTTCACAGGACAAGATGGTCGTGACCATGCATCCCGATCATGAATTGGCTTCTCGCAACGCATTCTTGCCACAAGAACTCAACAAATTCCCCCTGGTCCTCTTCACCCCCGAAACCCCAACGCGGCGCGCCGTTGATCAGTTCTTAAAAAAACACAAAATACGCCCCAATATCGTCATGGAACTCGACCACATAGCGCCCATCAAACACGCCGTAGAAGTCGATATTGGCATCTCTGTTTTGCCCCTCAATTCCATTGAGCAAGAAATCGCTCGCAAAACCCTTGCATATCTGCACTTTGTAGATCGAGATTTTGACCGTCCATTGGGCATTCTCTTTCGCAAAGGACGCAGTTTGTCAATCGCCACCCAAAAATTGCTCGATATTCTCTTAAACAGCAGTCAAAAACCCGCCTCCTGA
- the accD gene encoding acetyl-CoA carboxylase, carboxyltransferase subunit beta: MNWFNKLKSGIRTLVSKRMPENIWIKCERCEQIVYRKKLEQNTGICPHCKHHFRISSAEYIAAVLDEDSFEEIGREVKSTDPLTFVDLQPYPDRLKEYRKRTNMDAAVLAGVGKVNGVPVGIAVHEFGFMGGSLGSAEGERICRVIDRCMRDQLPLIIVCRSGGARMQESIFSLMQMAKVNARLSQFSDSGLLFIAVLIDPTTAGVNASYASIGDINIAEPNALIGFTGSRITGSSVSASEMEALRQAQRAEQVLEHGFVDMIVSRDKMRDTLSQLIEMLRKEPPEVTS; encoded by the coding sequence ATGAACTGGTTTAACAAGCTTAAATCCGGTATTCGGACGCTTGTGAGCAAGCGTATGCCCGAAAATATCTGGATCAAGTGCGAGCGGTGTGAACAAATAGTTTACCGAAAGAAACTCGAGCAAAATACAGGTATTTGCCCGCATTGCAAACATCACTTTCGCATATCCAGTGCCGAATATATCGCCGCTGTGCTCGATGAAGATTCGTTTGAAGAAATAGGTCGAGAAGTCAAATCGACCGATCCGCTCACATTTGTCGATCTACAGCCCTATCCCGATCGGCTCAAGGAGTATCGCAAACGCACCAATATGGATGCCGCTGTGTTGGCTGGCGTGGGTAAGGTTAATGGTGTGCCTGTAGGCATTGCCGTGCATGAATTTGGTTTTATGGGTGGGTCACTCGGTTCGGCTGAAGGAGAGCGAATTTGTCGGGTGATTGATCGGTGTATGCGCGATCAATTGCCGCTGATTATTGTGTGCCGGTCTGGCGGCGCGCGCATGCAAGAGAGTATTTTTTCGCTGATGCAAATGGCGAAAGTCAATGCCAGGTTATCGCAATTTTCAGATTCGGGACTGCTGTTTATTGCCGTTTTGATAGATCCCACAACAGCCGGTGTAAATGCCAGTTATGCGTCTATTGGCGATATCAATATCGCCGAGCCGAATGCGTTGATCGGATTTACGGGATCGCGTATTACGGGGTCTTCTGTGAGTGCCTCCGAGATGGAAGCTCTGCGGCAAGCACAGCGCGCAGAGCAAGTGCTCGAACACGGTTTTGTCGATATGATTGTTTCTCGAGATAAAATGAGAGATACCCTGTCTCAGTTGATTGAGATGTTGCGTAAAGAGCCTCCTGAGGTTACTTCATGA
- the aroQ gene encoding type II 3-dehydroquinate dehydratase: MKILVLQGPNINMLGRRKAEHYGTVTMDEVHARLEQKADELDCEIVCFHSNYEGALVEKVQEMRDSVDGILMNPAGLTTTSVSLRDALEDAGLPLVEIHLSNIHARETWRRHSLFSEIAVGIIAGFRWRGYVSALEMLVGMLREEE, from the coding sequence ATGAAGATTCTCGTTTTACAAGGTCCCAATATCAACATGCTGGGACGGCGCAAAGCAGAGCATTACGGTACTGTTACAATGGACGAGGTTCACGCACGTCTGGAACAAAAAGCGGATGAACTGGATTGCGAGATTGTATGTTTTCATTCGAATTACGAGGGGGCTCTCGTTGAAAAAGTGCAGGAGATGCGCGATTCTGTAGATGGTATTCTTATGAATCCCGCAGGGCTGACCACAACAAGCGTATCGCTGCGGGACGCGCTTGAAGACGCTGGCTTACCACTGGTCGAAATTCATTTGTCCAATATCCACGCGCGAGAAACATGGCGACGGCATTCTCTGTTTTCTGAAATTGCAGTGGGCATTATTGCCGGGTTCAGATGGCGAGGCTATGTGTCGGCGCTTGAGATGCTGGTTGGCATGCTGCGAGAGGAAGAGTGA
- a CDS encoding nicotinate-nicotinamide nucleotide adenylyltransferase codes for MNTLENYRILMDSLDPHHPPAVRFVHRAAPRHPKHIGVLDASFNPLTLAHEALVHHAQNAFNFDEIVLLLAKTNVDKALSGADLSQRLAMMVKYADSDTQLDTCLSIAGCSHARFIDKAHALRTHFSPDVQIYFLVGHDTLIRIFDPHYYTDMPAELKVLFSLCHIVSANRENSSRAVFHRFMSRPECASFANRVHPLQLPPSFGNISSTEVRKRIRSGDPITDLVPESIAQFIETFDLYK; via the coding sequence ATGAACACCCTTGAAAACTACCGCATCCTCATGGATAGCCTCGATCCCCACCATCCCCCTGCGGTGCGATTTGTACATCGAGCCGCACCTCGACATCCCAAACATATCGGGGTACTCGACGCATCCTTCAATCCGCTCACCCTCGCCCACGAGGCACTTGTACACCATGCACAAAATGCTTTTAACTTTGACGAAATCGTCCTCCTCCTCGCCAAAACCAATGTCGATAAAGCCCTCTCTGGCGCAGACCTGAGCCAACGCCTCGCCATGATGGTCAAGTACGCGGATTCTGATACCCAATTGGACACTTGTCTATCAATTGCTGGATGTAGTCACGCCCGCTTTATCGACAAAGCACACGCTCTCAGAACACATTTTTCACCTGACGTCCAAATCTACTTTCTCGTCGGCCACGACACCCTGATACGCATCTTTGATCCGCACTATTACACCGACATGCCCGCCGAACTCAAAGTGCTATTTTCACTGTGCCACATTGTATCTGCCAACCGCGAAAATTCTTCGCGGGCAGTCTTTCACAGATTTATGTCACGTCCCGAATGCGCGTCTTTTGCAAATCGCGTACACCCTCTCCAACTACCCCCATCCTTTGGCAATATTTCCTCTACCGAGGTACGCAAACGCATCCGATCAGGAGACCCCATCACAGACCTCGTGCCAGAATCTATCGCCCAATTTATAGAGACATTTGACCTTTACAAATGA
- a CDS encoding outer membrane lipoprotein-sorting protein, with the protein MIYRLFLMAFVILFAYPVVPLASERDVESIVRKIDALYRSKTSVADMEMQIVTPHWERTLSMRVWTKGMDKTFIRIDAPKKEKGVTTLRIGNEMWNYLPKTNKVIKVPPSMMMGSWMGSDFTNDDLVKESSMLNDYSYDLIVPDDAQPGHLYIRFIPKEDSPIVWGKLITAVRADDLIPVWQHFYDEKGNLMRVLNFKEIASFGGKTIPTLMEMVPQNKDRHKTVMRYLQAEFDVQIDDDVFTRRNLQRK; encoded by the coding sequence ATGATTTACCGATTGTTTTTAATGGCATTTGTCATTCTGTTTGCCTATCCCGTTGTGCCGTTGGCATCTGAGCGGGATGTGGAATCTATTGTACGAAAAATTGACGCGCTCTACCGCAGCAAAACCAGCGTGGCGGATATGGAGATGCAGATTGTTACGCCGCACTGGGAACGCACGCTGTCGATGCGGGTGTGGACCAAGGGGATGGATAAGACTTTCATCCGCATTGACGCGCCCAAAAAGGAAAAGGGCGTTACAACGCTGCGCATCGGCAATGAGATGTGGAACTATCTTCCAAAGACCAACAAGGTGATAAAGGTGCCGCCGTCGATGATGATGGGGTCGTGGATGGGGTCGGATTTTACGAATGATGACCTCGTCAAAGAGTCGTCAATGCTCAACGATTATAGCTACGATCTGATTGTGCCGGATGACGCGCAACCGGGGCATCTTTACATCCGGTTCATTCCAAAGGAGGATTCTCCGATTGTTTGGGGCAAGCTCATCACGGCTGTGCGGGCAGATGATCTGATTCCGGTGTGGCAACATTTCTACGATGAGAAGGGCAATTTGATGCGGGTCTTGAATTTTAAGGAGATCGCGTCGTTCGGCGGTAAGACGATTCCAACTTTGATGGAGATGGTGCCGCAGAATAAGGACAGACATAAAACTGTTATGCGTTATCTCCAGGCCGAGTTTGATGTGCAGATAGATGACGATGTATTCACGCGGCGCAATCTTCAGAGAAAGTGA